From the Thermodesulfovibrio thiophilus DSM 17215 genome, one window contains:
- a CDS encoding flavodoxin family protein, with translation MKVIAFNGSPRKHGNTYHAIKIVAEQLSQEGINVEIIHVGNKPIRGCLACYKCDQNKDEKCVIDDYVNVWIQKIKKSDGIILGSPVHFSGISGTLKCFLDRAFLVSSVNGNLFRHKVGSALVAVRRSGGVTAFNQLLQYLTYAEMLIPSSNYWNAIHGMNPGEVLKDEEGVQIMRVLGQNIAWLLKLVKNGKDKTKKPVKEQKIFTNFIR, from the coding sequence ATGAAGGTAATTGCTTTTAACGGAAGTCCAAGAAAACATGGTAATACTTATCATGCTATTAAAATAGTAGCAGAACAATTGAGCCAAGAAGGTATAAATGTCGAAATTATTCATGTTGGAAATAAACCAATAAGAGGATGTCTTGCATGTTATAAATGCGATCAAAATAAAGATGAAAAATGTGTTATTGACGATTATGTAAACGTATGGATACAGAAAATAAAAAAATCAGATGGGATTATACTGGGCTCTCCTGTTCATTTTTCAGGTATTTCTGGAACTTTAAAATGTTTTCTTGACAGAGCCTTTTTGGTATCATCTGTCAATGGAAATCTATTCAGACATAAAGTAGGCTCTGCCTTAGTAGCTGTAAGGCGTTCAGGAGGAGTAACTGCTTTTAATCAACTTCTTCAATATTTAACTTATGCTGAAATGCTTATCCCTTCTTCAAATTACTGGAATGCTATTCATGGCATGAATCCAGGAGAAGTTTTAAAAGATGAAGAAGGAGTTCAAATTATGAGAGTGCTCGGACAAAATATAGCATGGTTATTAAAACTTGTTAAAAATGGAAAAGATAAAACAAAGAAACCTGTAAAAGAACAAAAAATATTTACTAATTTTATAAGATAA